A region of Fibrobacter succinogenes subsp. succinogenes S85 DNA encodes the following proteins:
- the aepX gene encoding phosphoenolpyruvate mutase, whose translation MAKTVYLGMIGDIMHPGLINIINEGAKYGDVMIGLFTDKAIATHKRLPYLNYEQRKNVIENIKGVSKIVPQDEWSYVENLKRYKPDYIIHGDDWLYGPDKYIRDEVFKVMESLGGKVIEIPYTKGITSAGLKKEMDSLGTTPQARLSSLRRLIAAKPIVRILESHNGLTGLIAEHTSVEINGCVREFDGMWSSSLTDSTSKGKPDIEAVDLTTRLHDLNDTLEVTTKPVIFDGDTGGKVEHFGFTVRTLERLGISAVIIEDKVGLKQNSLFGTDAIQSQDTIEGFCTKIRAGKEAQITDDFMVISRCESLIAGKSVDDALERCHAYVAAGTDGIMIHSKDKSGEDIKEFCKRFREKDAHTPIVAVPTTYNQFTEEELSTWGINIVIYANHMLRSAYPAMVKCAESILTHSRSLEASNDYCMPIKQILNLIPGTMKK comes from the coding sequence ATGGCAAAAACAGTATATCTAGGAATGATTGGTGACATCATGCACCCGGGCCTTATCAACATCATCAATGAAGGCGCAAAGTACGGTGATGTGATGATTGGACTTTTTACGGATAAGGCGATTGCAACGCACAAGCGCCTTCCGTATCTGAATTACGAGCAGCGCAAGAACGTCATCGAGAACATCAAGGGCGTATCAAAGATTGTTCCCCAGGATGAATGGAGTTATGTTGAAAACTTGAAGAGGTACAAGCCGGACTATATCATTCATGGTGATGACTGGCTTTACGGCCCGGACAAGTATATCCGTGACGAGGTGTTCAAGGTTATGGAATCCTTAGGTGGCAAGGTTATTGAAATCCCTTACACCAAGGGCATTACTTCTGCTGGCCTCAAAAAGGAAATGGATAGCCTCGGTACGACACCACAGGCGAGACTTTCTTCACTGCGCCGCCTGATTGCGGCCAAGCCGATTGTTCGTATTTTGGAATCTCATAATGGCCTTACGGGCTTGATTGCTGAACATACGAGTGTTGAAATCAACGGCTGCGTTCGCGAGTTTGACGGTATGTGGTCTTCTTCGCTCACCGATTCCACGAGTAAGGGGAAGCCGGATATCGAGGCTGTGGACCTTACGACTCGTCTGCATGACTTGAATGATACGCTCGAAGTCACGACAAAGCCGGTTATCTTTGATGGCGATACGGGTGGAAAGGTCGAACATTTTGGCTTTACTGTGCGCACGCTCGAACGCCTTGGCATTTCTGCGGTCATCATTGAAGACAAGGTTGGCCTCAAACAGAACTCTCTGTTTGGTACAGATGCTATTCAATCGCAGGATACGATTGAAGGTTTCTGCACAAAAATACGTGCGGGCAAGGAAGCCCAGATTACGGACGACTTCATGGTGATCTCCCGCTGCGAATCGCTCATTGCGGGCAAGTCCGTGGACGATGCCTTGGAACGTTGCCATGCCTACGTGGCCGCCGGTACTGATGGCATCATGATCCATTCCAAGGACAAAAGCGGCGAAGACATCAAGGAATTCTGCAAGCGTTTCCGCGAGAAGGACGCTCATACGCCGATTGTTGCAGTACCCACGACCTACAACCAGTTTACTGAAGAGGAACTTTCGACTTGGGGTATCAACATTGTCATCTATGCAAACCACATGCTTAGGTCTGCATACCCGGCGATGGTGAAGTGTGCGGAGTCCATCCTTACGCACAGCCGTAGCCTCGAAGCTTCAAACGACTACTGCATGCCTATCAAGCAGATTTTGAACCTTATTCCCGGAACGATGAAGAAGTAA